A window from Chitinophagales bacterium encodes these proteins:
- a CDS encoding twin-arginine translocase TatA/TatE family subunit yields MFGLGTTEIVLIVLAILLLFGGKKIPELMRGIGQGVREFNAAKANVKSEIEEGMKNKPASKEESSTKENN; encoded by the coding sequence ATGTTCGGTTTAGGAACAACAGAAATAGTACTCATAGTTTTAGCTATACTATTGCTTTTTGGTGGTAAAAAAATTCCTGAGTTAATGCGCGGAATCGGGCAAGGTGTGCGCGAGTTTAATGCCGCCAAAGCCAATGTAAAATCTGAAATAGAAGAAGGCATGAAAAACAAACCCGCTTCTAAAGAAGAATCTTCTACAAAAGAAAACAATTAG
- the gatA gene encoding Asp-tRNA(Asn)/Glu-tRNA(Gln) amidotransferase subunit GatA, with protein MNVATYKTISAIRHDIENGVVTVQQLVAAYLHNIYSQPHLNAFLEVFEHEAIEAAKVLDNKHASGLPKGKLFGVVIALKDNICYKAHKVSASSKILEGFTSIYSATVVERLLAEDAIIIGRTNCDEFAMGSSNENSAYGKVLNAADNTRVPGGSSGGSAVAVQAHLCHAALGSDTGGSIRQPAAFTGTVGFKPTYGRISRYGLIAYASSFDQIGPMTHSIEDAALLTEIMAGKDMFDSTSSSKPVEQASFTGEKKKHRIAVLSNTIDNNALQPEIKQATLAFIEKLKAEGNTVETVEFTYLDYLIPAYYALTTAEASSNLARFDGVHYGYRSPNATDMESVYKKSRTEGFGREVKNRIMLGTFVLSAGYYDAYYARAQKVRRLLRDEMKKILTDYNFILMPATPSTAFKIGEKTSNPVEMYLADTYTVLANLTGNPALAFPIGKDHQELPIGIQLMGNHFAEKELMEFAASVC; from the coding sequence ATGAACGTAGCTACTTACAAAACAATATCTGCCATTAGGCACGATATTGAAAACGGTGTTGTAACCGTACAGCAATTAGTTGCAGCCTATTTGCACAACATATATTCTCAACCACACCTCAATGCTTTCTTAGAAGTATTTGAACACGAAGCCATTGAAGCCGCAAAAGTACTAGACAACAAGCATGCAAGCGGCCTTCCCAAAGGCAAACTTTTTGGTGTGGTAATAGCTTTAAAAGACAACATTTGCTATAAAGCACACAAAGTAAGCGCCTCCTCTAAGATATTAGAAGGCTTTACTTCTATCTATTCTGCCACGGTGGTGGAGCGCTTGCTGGCAGAAGATGCCATTATTATTGGCAGAACCAATTGCGATGAATTTGCCATGGGGTCTTCCAACGAAAATTCTGCCTATGGCAAAGTGCTGAATGCAGCCGATAATACCCGTGTTCCGGGCGGCTCATCGGGCGGCTCTGCGGTAGCCGTACAAGCGCACTTATGCCACGCAGCTTTGGGTTCCGATACAGGCGGCTCTATTCGCCAACCCGCAGCATTTACGGGCACCGTAGGTTTTAAACCCACTTATGGCAGAATATCGCGCTATGGCTTAATTGCTTATGCATCTTCTTTCGACCAAATTGGTCCTATGACACATTCTATAGAAGATGCTGCCCTGCTTACAGAAATAATGGCAGGAAAAGATATGTTCGACAGCACATCTTCTTCCAAACCCGTGGAGCAGGCTTCTTTTACGGGTGAAAAGAAAAAACACCGCATTGCCGTACTCAGCAATACGATTGATAACAACGCCCTGCAGCCCGAGATAAAACAAGCAACCCTCGCCTTTATAGAAAAACTAAAAGCCGAAGGAAACACGGTTGAAACCGTGGAGTTTACTTACCTCGACTATTTAATTCCGGCATATTATGCACTCACCACAGCAGAAGCATCGAGCAACTTGGCAAGGTTTGATGGTGTACACTATGGCTATCGGTCGCCCAATGCCACCGATATGGAATCGGTATATAAAAAATCGAGAACCGAAGGTTTTGGGCGCGAAGTAAAAAACAGGATTATGCTGGGCACCTTTGTATTAAGTGCCGGATACTACGATGCTTACTACGCCCGTGCGCAAAAAGTACGCAGATTGCTACGCGATGAAATGAAGAAAATCTTAACCGATTACAACTTTATTTTAATGCCCGCCACACCTTCTACCGCATTTAAAATTGGTGAGAAAACAAGCAATCCGGTAGAAATGTATTTAGCAGATACTTATACCGTTTTAGCCAACCTTACAGGCAATCCTGCTTTGGCATTCCCCATTGGAAAAGATCACCAAGAATTACCAATAGGCATTCAGTTAATGGGCAACCATTTTGCCGAAAAAGAATTGATGGAATTTGCAGCTAGCGTGTGCTAA
- the porV gene encoding type IX secretion system outer membrane channel protein PorV, with the protein MLNKRLSALVVFSVIVASFSTAQTGWVKDGIKINTVTTAMPFLRINSDARAGGMGDVGIATTPDINGSFLNPSNMAFVEKDYGVGISFTPWLKKLVNDIYLTSLSGYGKIKDKNGKGEQAIGGSIRYFSLGNIDFTDENGGSLGSFRPNEFSIDAWYARKLAKTFSLGVGLRFAYSNLAGGQSAGGNVIKPAIAGAGDINWTWRQNFKKDGQKMSHDVAVGMNISNIGNKVSYTSSTVKDFIPTNLGIGFSYALNIDPKNTWSFAFDVNKLMVPTPSTVDKDSNGVYDYREKSVVSGMFTSFGDAPGGFKEEMSEFMIGVGTEYMYNKQFGARFGYFYEPKSKGGRQYATAGVTVKYSIVGLNFSYLIPTSVTPSPLDNTLRFSVLFELNKGGLKGQSKGISLVDDEPKKERKKKKEEEETPAATPDGQ; encoded by the coding sequence ATGCTCAATAAAAGACTTTCCGCTCTCGTTGTTTTTTCGGTAATCGTAGCTTCTTTTTCAACCGCTCAAACAGGTTGGGTAAAAGATGGCATAAAGATTAACACCGTAACTACTGCCATGCCCTTTTTAAGAATCAATTCCGATGCACGTGCCGGTGGTATGGGCGATGTTGGTATTGCCACCACTCCGGATATAAACGGATCTTTCTTAAATCCTTCCAACATGGCTTTTGTAGAAAAGGATTATGGCGTGGGCATTTCATTTACACCATGGCTTAAAAAATTGGTAAACGATATCTACCTTACATCACTTTCGGGTTATGGAAAAATAAAAGATAAAAATGGAAAAGGTGAGCAGGCAATAGGCGGCTCTATCAGATATTTTTCTTTAGGAAATATAGATTTTACTGATGAAAATGGTGGTAGTTTAGGCTCGTTTAGACCCAATGAATTTAGTATAGATGCATGGTATGCACGCAAATTGGCAAAAACATTCTCGCTGGGTGTAGGTTTGCGTTTTGCATATTCAAACCTTGCGGGAGGACAATCTGCCGGAGGCAACGTTATTAAGCCCGCAATTGCCGGAGCCGGAGATATTAACTGGACTTGGAGGCAAAACTTTAAAAAAGACGGACAAAAAATGAGCCACGATGTGGCAGTTGGTATGAATATTTCCAATATAGGAAACAAGGTAAGCTATACCAGCAGCACGGTTAAAGATTTTATTCCTACCAATTTAGGTATTGGCTTTAGCTATGCATTAAATATAGATCCCAAAAACACATGGAGTTTTGCTTTTGATGTGAATAAGCTAATGGTGCCTACGCCAAGCACTGTAGATAAAGACAGCAATGGCGTGTACGATTACAGAGAAAAATCGGTAGTTTCCGGTATGTTTACTTCGTTTGGCGATGCTCCGGGCGGCTTTAAAGAAGAAATGAGTGAGTTTATGATTGGTGTGGGTACAGAGTACATGTACAATAAGCAATTTGGTGCTCGTTTTGGATATTTTTATGAACCAAAATCTAAAGGTGGAAGGCAATATGCTACTGCGGGTGTTACCGTTAAATACTCTATTGTGGGCCTAAACTTTTCATATTTAATTCCAACCTCTGTTACACCAAGTCCGTTGGACAACACCTTGCGTTTTTCAGTATTGTTTGAATTGAATAAAGGCGGCTTAAAAGGCCAATCTAAGGGCATTTCGTTGGTAGATGATGAGCCTAAAAAAGAAAGAAAGAAGAAGAAAGAAGAAGAAGAAACACCTGCTGCTACACCAGATGGGCAATAA
- a CDS encoding SCO family protein, whose amino-acid sequence MNSKVRILAIIALIAVPAIFFLLFRPLAKVPRPKPPKPMFAIGINEKGDTAYHTVPTFKLQTQLGDTLYSDSLAGNIYVVDFFFATCKGVCPRMTNQMARIQKSFIKDQKVKIISISVDEAKDTVAALKAYSDAHNAVPGKWYFLRGGEQEIFDLAQKGFFVTAKDDEGPEDFIHSEKFILVDYNGNIRQYYNGLDSNSVNQLMGDVVLLLRDIEKGYSFRKDPNKKPRIKDLF is encoded by the coding sequence GATTGCAGTGCCGGCAATTTTCTTTTTATTATTTCGCCCATTGGCAAAAGTGCCGCGTCCTAAGCCGCCTAAGCCAATGTTTGCAATTGGTATAAACGAAAAGGGCGATACCGCTTACCACACGGTTCCTACATTTAAACTTCAAACACAGTTGGGCGACACCTTATATTCCGATAGCCTTGCAGGAAATATTTATGTGGTAGATTTCTTTTTTGCCACTTGCAAAGGCGTGTGCCCACGCATGACCAACCAAATGGCGCGCATTCAAAAGAGTTTTATTAAAGACCAAAAGGTGAAAATTATTTCTATTTCGGTAGATGAAGCTAAAGATACGGTTGCTGCTCTAAAGGCATATTCCGATGCGCACAATGCAGTGCCCGGGAAGTGGTATTTTCTAAGAGGAGGAGAGCAAGAAATTTTTGACTTGGCACAAAAGGGATTCTTTGTAACCGCTAAAGACGATGAAGGGCCGGAAGATTTTATTCATAGCGAGAAATTTATTTTGGTGGACTACAATGGCAACATACGTCAATACTATAACGGTTTAGATTCTAACAGTGTAAACCAACTTATGGGCGATGTGGTGTTGCTGCTGCGCGATATAGAAAAAGGCTATTCGTTTAGAAAAGACCCAAATAAAAAGCCTAGAATTAAAGACTTGTTTTAG